The Metabacillus litoralis genome contains a region encoding:
- the nusG gene encoding transcription termination/antitermination protein NusG codes for MEKNWYVVHTYSGYENKVKANLEKRVESMGMEDKIFRVVVPEEEETDIKDGKKKVVKKKVFPGYVLVEIVMTDDSWYVVRNTPGVTGFVGSAGHGSKPTPLLPDEVSFILKRMGMDERRVEIDYELKETVKVTEGPFANFTGSIEEIDQDKNKLKVLVNMFGRETPVELDFSQVTKL; via the coding sequence ATGGAAAAGAATTGGTATGTAGTACACACCTATTCAGGTTATGAGAATAAAGTGAAGGCCAACCTTGAAAAACGTGTAGAATCAATGGGAATGGAAGATAAGATCTTCCGCGTGGTTGTACCTGAAGAGGAAGAAACAGATATTAAGGATGGCAAGAAGAAAGTAGTTAAAAAGAAAGTTTTCCCAGGTTATGTGCTAGTTGAGATCGTCATGACGGATGACTCATGGTATGTTGTGCGAAACACACCTGGAGTAACTGGGTTCGTAGGCTCTGCAGGTCATGGGTCTAAACCAACACCACTATTACCTGATGAAGTGAGTTTTATTTTGAAACGCATGGGTATGGATGAGCGTCGTGTTGAGATTGATTATGAATTAAAAGAAACTGTTAAAGTAACAGAAGGTCCTTTTGCTAATTTCACAGGTTCCATCGAAGAAATCGATCAAGATAAAAATAAACTTAAAGTTCTTGTGAATATGTTCGGCCGTGAAACACCTGTAGAACTTGATTTTTCTCAAGTAACGAAATTATAA
- a CDS encoding class I SAM-dependent methyltransferase: MSNHYYSEKPTVESDRKTWTFQLKEFLFTFQSDRGVFSKNEVDFGSRLLIESFLPPDVSGDFLDVGCGYGPIGLSLAKSFNRQVDMIDINERAIELAKDNAALNKVENVNIFQSNQFENISEDRKYAAVLTNPPIRAGKQVVHSIFEKSFDHLVHEGELWIVIQKKQGAPSAMDKLNEMFNEVEVVEKKKGYYIIKAKKS; this comes from the coding sequence ATGAGTAATCATTATTATTCTGAGAAGCCAACTGTTGAAAGTGACCGTAAAACATGGACATTTCAATTAAAGGAATTTCTTTTTACGTTTCAAAGTGATCGTGGAGTGTTTTCGAAAAATGAAGTAGATTTTGGTTCCCGTCTTTTAATAGAATCGTTCTTACCGCCTGATGTAAGTGGTGATTTTCTAGATGTTGGTTGTGGATATGGGCCGATTGGATTGTCTCTTGCAAAGAGTTTTAACAGACAAGTAGATATGATTGATATTAATGAACGGGCAATAGAGTTAGCAAAAGATAATGCTGCTCTTAACAAAGTCGAGAATGTAAATATCTTTCAAAGTAATCAATTTGAAAACATTAGTGAAGACCGGAAGTATGCTGCTGTTTTAACAAATCCACCAATTCGTGCGGGGAAACAAGTTGTTCACTCTATTTTCGAAAAAAGTTTCGATCATCTAGTGCATGAGGGTGAGTTATGGATTGTTATCCAAAAAAAACAGGGAGCACCATCAGCGATGGATAAATTAAATGAAATGTTTAATGAAGTGGAAGTTGTGGAAAAGAAAAAAGGCTATTATATCATAAAAGCAAAAAAGAGTTGA
- the secE gene encoding preprotein translocase subunit SecE translates to MQRLISFFRDVTREMKKVSWPKGKELTKYTITVVSTVTFVAVFFAVIDLGISSLIRLFFE, encoded by the coding sequence ATGCAACGTTTAATTAGTTTTTTCCGAGATGTTACTCGTGAAATGAAAAAAGTCAGCTGGCCTAAAGGTAAAGAGCTTACAAAGTACACAATAACAGTTGTTTCAACTGTTACATTTGTGGCAGTGTTCTTTGCGGTTATTGACTTAGGTATTTCTTCTTTAATTCGTTTGTTTTTTGAATAA
- the rplK gene encoding 50S ribosomal protein L11: MAKKVIKIVKLQIPAAKANPAPPVGPALGQAGVNIMGFCKEFNARTAEQAGLIIPVEITVFEDRSFTFITKTPPAAVLLKKAAGIESGSGEPNRNKVATVKRDKVREIAETKMPDLNAASVESAMRMVEGTARSMGIVIED; this comes from the coding sequence GTGGCTAAAAAAGTAATTAAAATTGTAAAATTGCAAATTCCTGCAGCTAAAGCTAATCCAGCTCCACCAGTTGGTCCTGCATTAGGTCAAGCTGGTGTTAATATCATGGGATTCTGTAAAGAGTTCAACGCTCGTACGGCTGAACAAGCTGGATTAATCATTCCAGTTGAAATCACAGTATTCGAGGATCGTTCATTTACATTTATTACGAAAACTCCTCCTGCTGCTGTACTACTTAAGAAAGCAGCTGGAATTGAGTCTGGTTCTGGTGAACCAAACCGTAATAAAGTAGCGACTGTTAAGCGTGACAAGGTACGTGAAATCGCTGAAACAAAAATGCCTGATTTAAACGCAGCTAGTGTTGAGTCAGCAATGCGTATGGTAGAAGGTACTGCACGTAGCATGGGTATCGTTATCGAAGACTAA
- the rplL gene encoding 50S ribosomal protein L7/L12 — protein MTQEQIIEAVKNMTVLELNDLVKAIEEEFGVTAAAPVAVAAAGGEAAAEQTEFDVVLASAGGQKIKVIKVVREATGLGLKEAKELVDNAPKPLKEGVSKEEAEELKAKLEEVGASVEVK, from the coding sequence ATGACTCAAGAACAAATCATTGAAGCAGTTAAAAATATGACTGTTTTAGAATTAAACGACTTAGTTAAAGCAATCGAAGAAGAGTTTGGTGTAACTGCTGCGGCTCCTGTAGCTGTTGCTGCTGCTGGTGGCGAAGCTGCTGCTGAGCAAACTGAATTTGACGTAGTACTTGCAAGTGCTGGCGGACAAAAAATCAAGGTTATCAAAGTTGTACGTGAAGCTACTGGCTTAGGCTTAAAAGAAGCTAAAGAATTAGTAGATAACGCTCCAAAACCACTTAAAGAAGGCGTTTCTAAAGAAGAAGCTGAAGAATTAAAAGCTAAACTTGAAGAAGTTGGAGCTTCTGTAGAAGTTAAGTAA
- the rplA gene encoding 50S ribosomal protein L1 translates to MAKKGKKFLEAAKLVDRSNFYSVQEAVELVKKTSIAKFDATVEVAFRLGVDPKKADQQIRGAVVLPNGTGKTQRVLVFAKGEKAKEAEAAGADYVGDADFINKIQQGWFEFDVIVATPDMMGEVGKLGRVLGPKGLMPNPKTGTVTFDVTKAVNEIKAGKVEYRLDKAGIIHVPIGKVSFEDSKLVENFTTVYETLLKAKPSAAKGTYMKSVNATSTMGPGVKVDSSSFAVK, encoded by the coding sequence ATGGCTAAAAAAGGTAAAAAGTTTTTAGAAGCTGCTAAATTAGTAGATCGTTCAAATTTCTACTCTGTACAAGAAGCAGTAGAACTAGTTAAAAAGACTAGCATCGCAAAATTTGATGCAACTGTAGAAGTTGCTTTCCGTTTAGGCGTAGATCCTAAGAAAGCTGACCAACAAATCCGTGGAGCAGTAGTACTTCCAAATGGTACTGGTAAAACTCAACGTGTATTAGTATTTGCTAAAGGTGAAAAAGCGAAAGAAGCTGAAGCAGCAGGTGCTGATTATGTTGGTGATGCAGACTTTATCAACAAAATCCAACAAGGTTGGTTTGAGTTTGACGTAATCGTTGCAACTCCAGACATGATGGGTGAAGTTGGTAAATTAGGACGTGTATTAGGACCAAAAGGTTTAATGCCAAACCCTAAAACTGGAACAGTTACTTTTGATGTAACAAAAGCTGTTAATGAAATCAAAGCTGGTAAAGTTGAATACCGTCTTGATAAAGCTGGTATCATCCATGTTCCTATCGGAAAAGTTTCATTTGAAGATAGCAAACTTGTTGAAAACTTTACAACAGTTTATGAAACTTTACTAAAAGCTAAGCCATCTGCGGCAAAAGGTACTTATATGAAGAGTGTAAATGCTACTTCTACTATGGGACCTGGTGTGAAAGTAGATTCTTCAAGCTTTGCTGTAAAATAA
- the rplJ gene encoding 50S ribosomal protein L10 has protein sequence MSAIIEQKKQIVEEISTKFRESKSTIIVDYRGLTVGEVTELRKQLRDAGIDFKVYKNTMTRRAVEQAEITGLNDVLTGPNAIAFGNDDVVAPAKILNDFAKKHEALEIKAGVIEGNVASVEEVKALAELPSREGLLSMLLSVLQAPIRNFALATKAVAEQKEEQGA, from the coding sequence ATGAGCGCAATTATCGAACAAAAGAAGCAGATCGTAGAAGAAATCTCTACTAAGTTCCGTGAAAGTAAATCTACTATCATTGTAGATTACCGTGGATTAACTGTAGGTGAAGTAACTGAATTACGTAAACAATTACGTGATGCAGGAATTGACTTCAAAGTTTACAAAAATACAATGACTCGTCGTGCTGTTGAACAAGCTGAGATTACTGGTCTTAACGATGTTCTAACTGGACCAAACGCAATTGCTTTTGGTAATGATGATGTTGTAGCTCCAGCCAAAATTTTAAATGACTTTGCTAAAAAGCATGAAGCTCTTGAAATTAAAGCTGGTGTAATTGAAGGTAATGTTGCTAGTGTTGAAGAAGTTAAAGCTCTTGCTGAACTTCCATCACGCGAAGGCTTACTTTCTATGTTGCTTAGCGTACTTCAAGCTCCTATCCGTAACTTTGCTCTTGCTACTAAAGCAGTTGCAGAACAAAAAGAAGAACAAGGTGCTTAA
- the rpmG gene encoding 50S ribosomal protein L33 has translation MRKKIILACTSCGSRNYTTMKNSTSTNDRLDVNKFCKVCNLHTNHRETK, from the coding sequence ATGCGTAAAAAGATTATCCTTGCATGCACATCGTGTGGAAGTAGAAATTATACAACGATGAAAAATAGTACAAGCACAAATGATCGGTTGGATGTTAATAAATTTTGTAAAGTATGTAATTTGCATACAAACCACCGTGAAACGAAATAG
- the sigH gene encoding RNA polymerase sporulation sigma factor SigH, producing the protein MNSPINRGKVNKEDLELMEDEQVVELVHFGESEALDYLITKYRNFVRAKARSYFLIGADREDIIQEGMIGLYKAIRDFKEDKLTSFKAFAELCITRQIITAIKTATRQKHIPLNSYVSLDKPIYDEESDRTLMDVITGAKVMDPEELIINQEEFDDIEVKMGELLSDLERKVLVLYLDGRSYHEISEELNRHVKSIDNALQRVKRKLERYLELREISL; encoded by the coding sequence TTGAATTCACCAATCAACAGGGGCAAAGTCAACAAAGAAGATTTAGAATTAATGGAAGATGAACAAGTAGTTGAACTTGTGCATTTTGGAGAAAGTGAAGCGCTAGATTATTTAATAACAAAATACCGAAATTTTGTCCGGGCAAAAGCAAGATCATATTTTCTAATTGGTGCTGACCGGGAAGATATAATCCAAGAGGGAATGATCGGTTTATACAAAGCCATTCGTGACTTCAAGGAGGACAAGCTCACTTCTTTTAAAGCATTTGCCGAGCTATGTATTACCAGGCAAATCATTACCGCCATAAAAACTGCAACTCGACAAAAGCATATTCCACTGAATTCCTATGTTTCTTTAGACAAGCCAATATATGATGAAGAATCTGATCGTACACTGATGGACGTTATTACTGGTGCAAAAGTGATGGACCCTGAGGAGCTCATTATCAATCAAGAGGAATTTGATGATATTGAGGTAAAGATGGGTGAGTTATTAAGTGACCTTGAACGAAAGGTTTTAGTTTTATATTTGGACGGTAGGTCATACCATGAGATCTCCGAAGAGTTGAATAGACATGTTAAATCGATTGATAACGCTCTCCAACGAGTGAAGAGAAAACTAGAACGCTATTTAGAACTACGAGAGATTAGTTTATAA